A stretch of DNA from Lotus japonicus ecotype B-129 chromosome 4, LjGifu_v1.2:
GAACTGAAGAACACACAAGTATagatataaaacaaaaataagacAAAGATATAACCTGTGCATCAATTAGGACGAGATGAATAGCATATGGTCTTGAGGAATCACTTTCCATGTATCTCTAGCAAGGCATACGCTGCTGCGGAGGGGATTCACAGGTCCAGCCATAAAAGACATCAGTATGAGTATCACTATAACTGGAATCAACAACAAAAAGATGGGGAGTATTTATAGAGATTGAGAAGGGAAAATCCCATTACTCTATACCCTATAACCAGTAGGAGGTAATTTAAATCTTAATAGGGTAGCTATTTGAATGATCAATGGAGTATGTCATGTTATTGGAATTTGGAAACGTGAAGAAGAAGCTAACTTGTTGTTACACAATTGGCTCCACCATTTCCTGCAGTACAATGCTCGACTGACATGAACCGGCTCATGGATGACGAAATCTGCCTGCCATGATCTTGGCTTCTCACTCTGGCCCTCACCAAACACGAAAGAACGCACCCTTCCATCTTCATCTGAAATAATCTTTCTAAAACTCACCTAAACACTGACTAAAAATcaaagaagatgatgatattcTCCGTCACCATGGTTGATCGGCGGTGCCAGGGAGATGAAGGTGGCGTGCAGAAGGAAATAAAAACCTAACCCACTTCATGAACAGTTCTCTGGGCTGTGTTGATGATGCGAGATGATGGAGATGGTTGAGAAAGGCTGAGCTGTGTTGCCGTGTTTGATGGGTTGGAAGCGAGATGACGgaatgaaagagaagaaggttgaTGATGCGAGACGATGGAGAAAGACTGAAAGACAGAGCTGTGTTGTCGTGTTGGATGGGTGTAGGTACTGGACTTGGGCTAGAGCCCATTAAAATAATGCAAGGCAAAAACGAAATCaggataaataaaaaaagaaccaGAAAAAGATGATCCAACGGTTGAGACTTgagattgaaattgaaatcaatGGTCAAAATTAAAAGTTCTCTTAGGAATAGTGATTTTATGACTCTCTTTTAgatgtactccctccgtccctaattataagctaaagttgagacttatgttttgtcactaaatataagctaaagttgtaaaagctaatatttctttccatatttatccttgcatttattggtagtagAGCACTATTAGTAGTATAATGATTAAAAAGTGCTATCTTAAATAGGGGTAGACATGGAAAGTTGtaccttttttttgaaaaccaatgcatcaattaagactttcttaatgagcgtgatttttacaactttagcttataattagggacggagggagtagtagaTATGTATGAAGAATAAATTTTCGATAAAAAATTAACCACTTAATGTAAAGTGGATATCATCTATCTCTTATTAAATGTGAGATAAGAACCTATCAATGCCTTTCATCCACCCAAGTCCCAACTACCTTCACTGACGGGCGCCCGTACCTCAAGCACTACCAATCTGTCATCATCAATTAATATATGGAATTTTGCACATTTATAATACTTAGCTTTgccaaaaacttcaaatttTGCTCCATAGCTAGAAAGTGGTGGTGATTTCAGTTTTGTCAGCAAAAATGGTCGCAATTTACAAGATGCTGGACATTGCATTGCCCATATTATCACCGATCTTGATCTCCATCTTCATGCTACTTTTCTTGTCTTCAAGCTCATTATTCATGTAAAAAAAATGGTATGCCCTGAAAACTTAGCAATGAAAGTAGTTCTAATCACTGGAGCAGCCTCAGGGATTGGCGAggtatattttctatttttaacttTTCTAACAAGTATATAATCTtgctaattaatatataaacCTTATGctatgttatttatttttaattgaaaagcAACTAGCTTATGAGTATGCTAGGCGAGGAGCAAAGTTATCTCTGGTTGACATTAGAGAGGAAAATCTTGAAGCAGTGGCTAATAAGGCCAAGTCTCTGGGTTCCCCTGATGTTACCATCATTTGTGCAGATGTATCCAAGGATCAAGATTGCAAGCGCTTTGTCGATCAAACGGTGAATCACTTTGGAAGATGTATATACAAGTGCTAtatctatataatataatatatactaACATTTTTTATAATGCTACATTGTTACTTAATTTGTTGTTTCTAATTAAAGAAATGGatggtactattggtgttgatatGCAGTGGATCATCTGGTAAATAATGCTGGAGTTGGTGGAACTGCTCCTGCGAGGGTGGAGAATAGCCATGATGTGATTTCTGAATGCATTCCAATTATGGTAAGTCAAGAATTTTGTGTCACATGTTTATTGATTACGGAAAATGTGCAAAACTGTATTAGCCTCGACCATTATTTTTACCTTTTTTGGTATATTACAAGTGTTATCCATCAGAAAGAATTTTGTAATTAGGAACATCAACACTATGGTAGACTAACTTTATGTATTTATTCACAGGACATAAATTTCTGGGGAGCAGTTTATGGCACTTTACATGCGATTCCACATCTCAAAAACAGCAAAGGCAAGATCGTAGTGATTGCTTCAGGTTGTGGCTGGTTCCCACTTCCAAGACTCAGCTACTATAATGTAACCTCACATTCTTTTCAGAATTGCAGAGATGGTGCATCTTaacaaaagaatttttttaataaaataatattcatttcttCAATATAATTTCACTCAAAATTTCATCTTATAGTACTATTTTGATCAAAACCTTTTAAAAAATGTGTCTCTAGTTTTCAAGTAAAAATGGACTGTCTTAGCTGTTTTAAATAATGAATTGTATTTGAATTACCAGGCAAGCAAGGCTGCAGTGATAAATTTCTTTGAGACATTGAGAATTGAACTTGGTTGTTCTGTTGGCATAACAATCGCCACTCCTGGTTTTGTCAAAACAAACCTGGCATTGAGGGCCATGAAATATGAGGTAGGTTCTGCAAATTAACACATAGGAAAGTAAGATTACGGATCGGGATACTCTCATGTATAAATTTCACATGGTCCGGTCATGTTAAAATTATGTGTTTCTTCACGAGTATTAAATGTGGGATTTCTGAAAATATATGAAGAGAGATAGACATAATATTTCACCCGACATTATCATGTGGCATTAGATAATTATAAATTCATAATCCATAAAATTTCACCTCTTTTAAAACCTTAAACAATGCATTTAATTTGCTAACTTGGTTTAATGTTTGTTCAACATTCCTATATGCAGGCAAGTTTGAGAAGGATTCCAATGGGGTCAGCATTTGAATGTGCTGAAGCCATAGTGAAAAGTGCATGCAGGGGAGACATGTATGTGACAAACCCTTCATGGGTCAAAACTATGTTTCTTTGGAAAGTGCTTTATCCTGAGATAGTGGACTGGGCCAGCCACTTGTTATTTGGGCTTTCCTCTAACACATCTAGCAAGAAGGACAATGTGCATTTGCCAAGGGACCCAGAGATTAAGGCTGAATAAAATGTTTAATTTGTTATTTGTGGTGCTTGCTTTGTTCATTTGGATGCATTGGTTGTATACCAAAATAATGTGGTGAATTAGCATATTTGACCATGATTATCTGCAATATTTTACTCTAAAGCAAAATTTTGTATTGTGCCCTAGCCACATATGAAGCAGTGACATTTGATTGGACAGGGCAACAGATGACTTGTTTGGGATTTTTATGTTGTTTTGAGAAAATTAGAGCAGAGCATGTTTTGTAATACAGTGATTATTAGTTAATGCAAATTGTATTAGTTTCCAATAAAACATTTCAAGTTTTCTAACATTATTAGAGTTGAACCTACCAATAAAACCTAGCACAGTTTTTAACATTATTAGTTTCCATGCTCTACATTGATTAAAAAGCAAATCACAAGTGAGTTTAACATCATATTTTCACTCAAAACTTTAAAGTATTGATTGTATGAGTCGTTCCACTTATAAAGCGTTCAACACACTTTTTTTCCAATGTAAGAGTTGAATCTAGTGCTACCATAGTACCATGTGTCCAATTCAGAAGAGTGCTACGTGTTCCTTCCCCTCCATGCAGAATGCCAACGTTGCAGACCTTGACAACCTTGTTGGCTGTTGCCCGCCATTAAAGACATTGACTAACTCCTCTCTTTGTCTTATTATCTTTATCTGTCTCACTTTTCCTTTTTCTCACATAGAAGGCAGAGAGCTCTCACTCAACAACAGAAACCAACCATGGATTTCATTCATGGCATCTTGAACGTTCTAGTTCCCCCTATAGGCCTAACTTTTCTTCTCTGCATTTTACCATCTTATCTGTTATTCAAGATTATCTACTTCATTGTGAAATCAGTGTTTAGTGAGAACGTAGCAGGAAAAGTAATTCTGATCACTGGTGCTTCCTCTGGCATAGGCGAGGTAATTCTTTCTAGCAACAATTTTTAGTTCCAATTAACTCATTAATTTCTTTATTATAACTAATGGAATTggtttctctttgttttttcaTTTGATTCACAAAGCATCTAGCATATGAGTATGGTAGAAGAGGGGCGTGTTTGGCTCTTGTTGCTAGAAGAGAGAATCGATTAAAGGAGGTTGCTTGCAAAGCCAAGTCTCTCGGATCCCCTGAAGTTATCACCATCCCTGCAGATGTTTCAATAGTACAAGACTGCAAAAGATTCGTTGATTTAACATTCAACCACTTTGGACGATGTGAGTTTATGAGTTATGTTTATGTACTGCTGAACTTTTCACTGtcattcaattttattttatttttgccaTATCAGATTACATAAGTGTGTAACAGTTTATAAGAATTAAATCATGGCTATTGTTTGTATATGTGATTATGATTTTGAAGTTTAAGGGAATGCATTGTTAATCATGACTTGTTGATTGTGACATTTTCTTTGTAGTGGATCACCTGGTGAACAATGCAGGAATAGTTCCTGTCTGCTTGTTTGAAGACACTACTGATATCACTAATTTTGCTCCTGCAATGGTACTAATCTATCAACTTAAACTGTTCTCTGCTGCAGGTTAGGTACAGAAAAATGAGAGATAAGATAAATAGTGTGATAAAAATAATCtgatgagaaaagaaaagaaagagagaggtAGATAGAAGTGGAGAGAATAGGGTAGGAAGTCTTATAATTCAAAGCATATGAATATACTAAAAGCATAAGAATATATCGGTAATCATCAAACCAGGAATGAGTGGGTGATTATGAATGTAAGTTTATGGTGGATAACTAATGCAACTGCAAATTATTTTCAAATGACAAATCTTTAATAACAGGACATTAACTTCTGGGGTTCTGCCTACTGCACTTATTTTTCAATCCCATACCTGAGACAATGCAAAGGTAAGATCATAGCTATAGCTTCCTCAGCTGGATGGCTTCCGGCGCCAAGAATGATGTTCTACAATGTAAGACACTAGACCTCATCAACAAGCTAATTAAGCTTCCTTTAAGGTGTCTTAATTTCTTGTATCACCAAGATAATCAGTTTGTGGCTTTGGAAATCTTCAGGCAAGCAAAGCAGCAGTGATCAGCTTATATGAGACTCTGAGAACCGAACTGGGAGGGGACATAGGAATTACTATAGTCACCCCGGGGTTGGTTGAGTCAGAAATGACCCAAGGGAAGTTCCTATCCAAGGAAGGACGAATGGTTCTTGACCAAGAAATGAGAGATGTAAGCTAGCTTATGCACTTGCTTTTCAAGCCATTAGATCAGTTTTTCTTTCATTagctactcacagaagcttctcTTCCGAAATTTGATTCATTctggcttcagaatcaattatagaaggtttTCAAATGTTCACTCACTAATCTGTGTATGACTCTTTTTTTCTTGGAGAACAGGTTCAAGTTAGTTTGATGCCTATAAGATCAGTGACAGAAGCTGCCAGAGGAATTGTGAATAGTGCTTGCCGTGGAGACTCTTTCTTGGCAGAACCAGCATGGATTAAGACAACATTCTATTGGAAGGCATTTTGCCCTGAAGTGTTGGAGATTTTGAACCGATGGCTGCTAATCTCAGGGTCTTCAGAGAGGGATACAATTAGCAAGAAGCTCGTTGATCTATCAGGATTAAAGAAGTACATGTATCCTGAGTCAATCAGAAAtcccaagctgaaacccaacaAACCAACAATAGTGTGTTTGAAAACTAGGTCATACCATGTTGtataaagtgtttttttttaaataatatctaATGACAAGCTACTACTGCAACAACAAAAATCTTGTATGAAGTGTTTCTGAATCAGAAACCTGGCCGTCCTAAAAGTGGCAATGTAATTGGTCAGAAAACAGTGTTCAAGATTccttaaaaatttatttagtcTATCGTTCTGTTTCTTATTGGTGGCTTAAAATCTGGTCaaagaaattatttttgttttccaCAAGTGCATTTCAGAAATCAATTTACAATGGTATTAACTTGGATTGGGTAGGTATTACAAAAATGTAACATCAAAATCTACAAATCTGAGCAAAGCTAAAATCACCACCAAAATTTACATTTCAAATTAAATCGCCAAATAATTGTTATAGGCATTCTTGAAGTACAAGCAATCCTAGCAGAAGAAACAGATATCTCATCTTATAAATAACCCTCAAATGGTCACACAAATGaccataaaaaatatgaaaggcTGATAATTCATGATATACTGAAGTGCACAACCCAGACAACAATTATCACATGCTAATCCTGTAATGGTGGCATTTAAGGTCAATCAATCACGATGTTTCTTCCATTGAACTTGGATTAAAGGGAAGATCATTCCTTGTTTTGATGAACCTGAACACCAAAATGGCTTTCTTGACAGCCAAAGCTCAACTTGGAACCTTCACATCAGGCCATCTCATAGAGCAACATTTCTAAGCTCATCTTAGTTCTGCAAGGATCTTGTGGCAAGAGCTTTTGGTGAAGTGTGGACAATAGTTTTATTCTCAAATTGAATATACAACGGCTGCAATAGATACTGACATTCAATTATGTTTGGTTGGTGTAGCAATTTTGAGCCCAACTCTGTTAAGCCAAATTATGAAATTTTAGCCgttcaggtaactgataattaCGGGGATAAATAAATTGGATCCAAAGGAGAATGATTTTGAACTTGTGCAGGGTCAAGAGACTTCAGCCTTCTCATGAGTAACCATGCATCAGATTGAGGACAGCCTTGATTCATCTCTAGGGCAAGTGGAATGGGAGATTTCCTATTGAATTCTACTCGAATTATTCcctagagagaaaaaaaaaaacaagatgtAAACTAAAAGAATGATGAAACAACTATTAATTTGTTGCCAACCACTCATAGTTAACAACTGCATTTGACTTGCAGTAgaagaaatatttttattacCTCAAAGTTTGCCAAAAAAGCTTGGAATTTACGCATTGTCTCCTTCATGTTTTGGACTGTTTTCATGTCAGTAGAAGAAAGAGCCGCAGTGACCTCCTGAGGAGAATAACCAATTCCTTTTTGTACAACCTAAAAAATTCTCCCGTTGATCAATATAGAATGGTAAAAAGATAAATCCAACATTATAAAACCTTCAATTCTAGGGAAAACTCACATCATGATCAATGATAATTTCAGAAATAAGGCTACCATCATCTACATATGCCTGAAGCTCATATGTCGTCCTTTTCTTATACTGGAATCCTTTTACACCGGTCAAAAAGCACTGCAAAAGAATTATGCATTTATATTTTATACTCATGAAAAGTATAAGATTGCAAAACTATCAAGATATCAGTAGCAGAATTATGACATGCTCGAAAGTAAGTTTTATTCAAGAACCGATATCCCTATAGACATAGCAATCAATGCCTTATTCTCAAATCTAAAACAATATGAAGCTTAATATGAAGAGGAGTGACAGCAATATGTGGATTCTGCTCCAGGAACTTTATAGTTAGCTATTCCAACCACTCATTTTGACTGAAGAGCCAATAAATGCAATTCGAATACAGATACTAATATATGCGCAAAGAGAGAGAGCAATAGATAGGTTTATCTTTTTACCTTAATTTTACCCTGAACCAGACGAGATTTCTCTTTCATTGCAGCCCATTTGGCTGATAAACTAGCTAAGTATGTAAAAGGAACTTCTCGATCACCAGACATCATGAGTGGATGGTCACTGGCAGCATCAACCATCAGGACATCGTCAGTGTTTGAAACAGCGGAGGATCCTCTTAGAGGAACATTGTCTGAAATTGTAATTACAGGAATTTTATCATGGTTTGTCACAACATTTTCAGCAATGGGGGAGCACTTAGTAGCCACAGAACTTTCCCATGTTACATGAACATTATCTTTGTCTGCGACTGCAACATTTGAATGCACGTGTGAAGATTGGTTGCCAACAGAACTTTCCCTGATGATATTACCAGGTTCTGGGGACAGTATGAGTGGATGGTCACTGGCATCACCCATCAGGATATCATCAGTTGTTGAAACAGTAGAGGAGGATCCTCTCAGAGGAGTACTATCAGTTATTGTGGTTACAGGAATTCTGTTTCTATACTTGTCAGTCTCAACATTTTCAGCAATAGGAGAGCACATAGTAGCCACAGAACTTTCTCTTGTTACATGAATAGTATCTCCATGTGTCGCAGCAACATTTGAGTGTGCATGAGAAGACTGGTTGCCAACAGAATTTTGCCTAGTGATATAAGGAGTATCTACATGCACCTCAGCCCTTGCAAAACTAGAAGGAAACTGGTTACCCATAGAATTATCACTGGACACAGGATAGGTACCCCTATGCACATCCATATTCCTGGCCTCAGCATTTGAAACCGTGTGAGGTATTGAATTGGAAGCAGCATTTTGTTCACCCATGGGCAGAGTATCTTCAGATGTTAAGCG
This window harbors:
- the LOC130709871 gene encoding LOW QUALITY PROTEIN: 11-beta-hydroxysteroid dehydrogenase-like 4A (The sequence of the model RefSeq protein was modified relative to this genomic sequence to represent the inferred CDS: inserted 1 base in 1 codon) — translated: MVAIYKMLDIALPILSPILISIFXATFLVFKLIIHVKKMVCPENLAMKVVLITGAASGIGEQLAYEYARRGAKLSLVDIREENLEAVANKAKSLGSPDVTIICADVSKDQDCKRFVDQTVNHFGRLDHLVNNAGVGGTAPARVENSHDVISECIPIMDINFWGAVYGTLHAIPHLKNSKGKIVVIASGCGWFPLPRLSYYNASKAAVINFFETLRIELGCSVGITIATPGFVKTNLALRAMKYEASLRRIPMGSAFECAEAIVKSACRGDMYVTNPSWVKTMFLWKVLYPEIVDWASHLLFGLSSNTSSKKDNVHLPRDPEIKAE
- the LOC130715936 gene encoding recQ-mediated genome instability protein 1 isoform X1 — protein: MHIRRLQLDFDSDEEQADVPPQPHKPTHQAPNPTNSPPEPVIISDEDFVDVSDDPSPPSPPPAPVPQPHAPGCPVSYFLRRLGLGLKREWLADCLRALQGSVRGFEGLDVAAHAKLCFEQFLFADMNFCGGGVLPANVDSMHLDVLPGPYVLQVDEILNMSCPLRGRYQKANPGVKRCLKLSMTDGVQRVFGMEYRPIQALDVCAPSGLKVSISNVKVRRGLLMLDPETVQIKILGGLVEQLDAARQRLVKELNKPPRGTRTKNGVLPPLSTRATLAAWPSSRVDDPGHTAPMLHSTDSVHTNNQATGAGLSMPHTGHRLTSEDTLPMGEQNAASNSIPHTVSNAEARNMDVHRGTYPVSSDNSMGNQFPSSFARAEVHVDTPYITRQNSVGNQSSHAHSNVAATHGDTIHVTRESSVATMCSPIAENVETDKYRNRIPVTTITDSTPLRGSSSTVSTTDDILMGDASDHPLILSPEPGNIIRESSVGNQSSHVHSNVAVADKDNVHVTWESSVATKCSPIAENVVTNHDKIPVITISDNVPLRGSSAVSNTDDVLMVDAASDHPLMMSGDREVPFTYLASLSAKWAAMKEKSRLVQGKIKCFLTGVKGFQYKKRTTYELQAYVDDGSLISEIIIDHDVVQKGIGYSPQEVTAALSSTDMKTVQNMKETMRKFQAFLANFEGIIRVEFNRKSPIPLALEMNQGCPQSDAWLLMRRLKSLDPAQVQNHSPLDPIYLSP
- the LOC130709870 gene encoding 11-beta-hydroxysteroid dehydrogenase A-like is translated as MDFIHGILNVLVPPIGLTFLLCILPSYLLFKIIYFIVKSVFSENVAGKVILITGASSGIGEHLAYEYGRRGACLALVARRENRLKEVACKAKSLGSPEVITIPADVSIVQDCKRFVDLTFNHFGRLDHLVNNAGIVPVCLFEDTTDITNFAPAMDINFWGSAYCTYFSIPYLRQCKGKIIAIASSAGWLPAPRMMFYNASKAAVISLYETLRTELGGDIGITIVTPGLVESEMTQGKFLSKEGRMVLDQEMRDVQVSLMPIRSVTEAARGIVNSACRGDSFLAEPAWIKTTFYWKAFCPEVLEILNRWLLISGSSERDTISKKLVDLSGLKKYMYPESIRNPKLKPNKPTIVCLKTRSYHVV
- the LOC130715936 gene encoding recQ-mediated genome instability protein 1 isoform X2, whose protein sequence is MHIRRLQLDFDSDEEQADVPPQPHKPTHQAPNPTNSPPEPVIISDEDFVDVSDDPSPPSPPPAPVPQPHAPGCPVSYFLRRLGLGLKREWLADCLRALQGSVRGFEGLDVAAHAKLCFEQFLFADMNFCGGGVLPANVDSMHLDVLPGPYVLQVDEILNMSCPLRGRYQKANPGVKRCLKLSMTDGVQRVFGMEYRPIQALDVCAPSGLKVSISNVKVRRGLLMLDPETVQIKILGGLVEQLDAARQRLVKELNKPPRGTRTKNGVLPPLSTRATLAAWPSSRVDDPGHTAPMLHSTDSVHTNNQGAGLSMPHTGHRLTSEDTLPMGEQNAASNSIPHTVSNAEARNMDVHRGTYPVSSDNSMGNQFPSSFARAEVHVDTPYITRQNSVGNQSSHAHSNVAATHGDTIHVTRESSVATMCSPIAENVETDKYRNRIPVTTITDSTPLRGSSSTVSTTDDILMGDASDHPLILSPEPGNIIRESSVGNQSSHVHSNVAVADKDNVHVTWESSVATKCSPIAENVVTNHDKIPVITISDNVPLRGSSAVSNTDDVLMVDAASDHPLMMSGDREVPFTYLASLSAKWAAMKEKSRLVQGKIKCFLTGVKGFQYKKRTTYELQAYVDDGSLISEIIIDHDVVQKGIGYSPQEVTAALSSTDMKTVQNMKETMRKFQAFLANFEGIIRVEFNRKSPIPLALEMNQGCPQSDAWLLMRRLKSLDPAQVQNHSPLDPIYLSP